A part of Molothrus aeneus isolate 106 unplaced genomic scaffold, BPBGC_Maene_1.0 scaffold_30, whole genome shotgun sequence genomic DNA contains:
- the SLC35A2 gene encoding UDP-galactose translocator — MAAPGAADGGGSGDSAGPATVSRKVKYASLGVLVLQNASLVLSIRYVRTLPGERFLPTTAVVMAEAMKGSACLLLLLIQHRGSVRQTAVTLHEAVVGQFGDTLRLAVPSLIYTLQNNLQYVAISNLPAATFQVTYQLKILTTALFSVLLLGTALSRLQWLSLALLFAGVALVQAEQARAVPAAGALPPSAGPEGPPQSYAVGLAAVAASCLSSGFAGVYFERLLKRSGGSIWLRNVQLGAVGTAVGLGAMLAAEGPAVAALGFFYGYNGAVWAVVVNQAAGGLLVAVVVRYADNILKGFATALSILASTAASAHLFGFRPRAPFLAGTAMVLAAVVLYGRPRGQAAARGQDPGKSPSKAKGT; from the exons tgtcccgGAAGGTGAAGTACGCCAGCCTGGGcgtgctggtgctgcagaacGCGTCGCTGGTGCTCAGCATCCGCTACGTGCGCACCCTGCCCGGGGAGAGGTTCCTGCCCACCACGGCCGTGGTGATGGCCGAGGCCATGAAGGGCAGcgcctgcctgctgctgctgctgatccagCACCGGG GCAGCGTCCGGCAGACGGCGGTGACGCTGCACGAGGCCGTGGTGGGACAGTTTGGGGACACGCTGcgcctggctgtcccctccctcaTCTACACCCTGCAGAACAACCTGCAGTACGTGGCCATCTCCAACCTGCCCGCCGCCACCTTCCAG gtgacGTACCAGCTGAAGATCCTGACCACGGCGCTGTTctcggtgctgctgctgggcacggCGCTGTCGCGGCTGCAATGGCTGTCGCTGGCGCTGCTGTTCGCGGGGGTGGCGCTGGTGCAGGCGGAGCAGGCCCGGGCCGTGCCGGCCGCGGGGGCGCTGCCGCCGTCCGCGGGCCCCGAGGGGCCGCCCCAGAGCTACGCCGTGGGGCTGGCGGCCGTGGCCGCCTCCTGCCTGTCCTCGGGCTTCGCCGGCGTCTACTTCGAGCGGCTGCTGAAGCGCTCGGGCGGCTCCATCTGGCTGCGCAACGTGCAGCTGGGCGCCGTGGGCACGGCCGTGGGGCTGGGCGCCATGCTGGCCGCCGAGGGCCCCGCCGTGGCCGCGCTCGGCTTCTTCTACGGCTACAACGGCGCCGTGTGGGCCGTGGTGGTGAACCAGGCGGCCGGGGGGCTGCTGGTGGCCGTGGTGGTGCGCTACGCCGACAACATCCTCAAGGGCTTCGCCACGGCGCTCTCCATCCTGGCCTCCACGGCCGCCTCGGCGCACCTGTTCGGCTTCCGGCCGCGCGCGCCCTTCCTGGCCGGCACCGCCATGGTGCTCGCCGCCGTGGTGCTCTACGGGCGGCCCCGCGGCCAGGCCGCCGCCCGCGGGCAGGACCCCGGCAA GTCTCCCAGCAAGGCCAAGGGCACCTGA
- the PORCN gene encoding protein-serine O-palmitoleoyltransferase porcupine isoform X2 has product MGELHMVDTVTWHKMRGAQMVVAMKAVSLGFDLDRAAGGAEPSPAQVLGYLCSPGSVVFGPWEPFGTYLRAVEGPPLSAAWARKGLRSLGLALLCLLVSTCLAPFLFSSLLPLYGARALRRSVLARWLRAYESALSFHFSNYFVAFLSEATATLAGSGHSERHEHLHWDLAVSRPLRVELPRSMAEVVTNWNLPMSRWLHTYVFQTARCLGTFAAVLGTYAASALLHGLSFHLAAVLLSLGLITYAEHALRQRLAAIFDACVLSKRCPPRCSHRHKDTLWVWALNTEGFWGPADAVGAGSERGPGRPGPVPPVLPGRPVRCGGRGRRGGAGLRHGLHRAQVVRAELGQPLGDAGLLGAGPAAALSPARPLGATGRSWERLGGPGTTESAAAPPRRKRLSMVPTSAPGGFPPFLGRKWRRAAALGPINPRLDGFCQSFPDGQGEREGGGAPWRWRGAKV; this is encoded by the exons ATGGG ggagctgcacatGGTGGACACGGTCACGTGGCACAAGATGAGAG GGGCGCAGATGGTGGTGGCCATGAAGGCCGTGTCGCTGGGCTTTGACCTGGaccgggcggcgggcggggccgaGCCCAGCCCCGCCCAGGTGCTGGGGTACCTGTGCTCCCCCGGCTCCGTGGTGTTCGGGCCCTGGGAGCCCTTCGGGACCTACCTGAGAGCCGTGGAGGGACCGCCCCTG AGCGCAGCCTGGGCCCGGAAGGGGCTGCGCAGCCtgggcctggccctgctctgcctcctggtCAGCACCTGCCTGGCCCCGTTCCTGTTCTccagcctgctgcccctctATGGGGCACGGGCCCTGCGCAG GAGCGTCTTGGCCAG gtggcTCCGTGCCTACGAGAGCGCCCTCTCCTTCCACTTCAGCAATTACTTCGTGGCCTTCCTGTCCGAGGCCACGGCCACGCTGGCAGGGTCAGGGCACAGCGAGCGCCACGAGCACCTGCACTG ggatcTGGCAGTGTCCCGGCCCCTGCGGGTGGAGCTGCCGCGCTCCATGGCCGAGGTGGTGACAAACTGGAACCTGCCCATGTCCCGCTGGCTGCACACCT acGTGTTCCAGACCGCTCGCTGCCTGGGCACCTTCGCCGCCGTGCTGGGCACCTACGCAGCCAGCGCCCTGCTGCAC GGCCTCAGTTTCCACCTGGCCGcggtgctgctctccctgggccTCATCACCTACGCCGAGCACG CCCTGAGGCAGCGCCTGGCCGCCATCTTTGATGCCTGTGTGCTGTCCAAGCGCTGCCCCCCCCGCTGCAGCCACCGCCACAAGGAC ACGCTGTGGGTGTGGGCTCTGAACAcggagggtttttggggtcctgcAGACGCTGTGGGTGCGGGCTCTGAACGGGGCCCTGGGCGCCCTGGCCCTGTTCCACCTGTCCTACCTGGGCGCCCTGTTCGATGTGGAGGCCGAGGACGCCGTGGAGGAGCAG GGCTACGGCATGGCCTACACCGTGCGCAAGTGGTCCGAGCTGAACTGGGCCAGCCATTGGGTGACGCTGGGCTGCTGGGTGCTGGCCCGGCTGCTGCgctgagccctgccaggccactgggagcaactgggaggagctgggagcgcCTGGGAGGACCGGGCACCACAGAGAGCGCGGCCGCTCCGCCCCGCCGGAAGCGCCTCTCGATGGTCCCAACTTCCGCTCCGGGGGGTTTCCCGCCCTTTCTCGGGCGGAAGTGGCGCCGCGCGGCCGCTCTGGGACCAATAAACCCTCGCCTCGATGGCTTCTGTCAATCATTCCCGGACGGCCAAGGGGAGCGCGAAGGGGGTGGCGCCCCCTGGCGATGGCGCGGAGCCAAGGTTTGA
- the PORCN gene encoding protein-serine O-palmitoleoyltransferase porcupine isoform X1: MAALPPREFAAQVLPGCVVPTARQGLAQLWPLLLLCLGARLLHRLPLPRGGKHAGAAAGGLLALHHFFGAQALWVALLSGLCVLTLLLSRARAHRGLCLALAALSYLLMGELHMVDTVTWHKMRGAQMVVAMKAVSLGFDLDRAAGGAEPSPAQVLGYLCSPGSVVFGPWEPFGTYLRAVEGPPLSAAWARKGLRSLGLALLCLLVSTCLAPFLFSSLLPLYGARALRRSVLARWLRAYESALSFHFSNYFVAFLSEATATLAGSGHSERHEHLHWDLAVSRPLRVELPRSMAEVVTNWNLPMSRWLHTYVFQTARCLGTFAAVLGTYAASALLHGLSFHLAAVLLSLGLITYAEHALRQRLAAIFDACVLSKRCPPRCSHRHKDTLWVWALNTEGFWGPADAVGAGSERGPGRPGPVPPVLPGRPVRCGGRGRRGGAGLRHGLHRAQVVRAELGQPLGDAGLLGAGPAAALSPARPLGATGRSWERLGGPGTTESAAAPPRRKRLSMVPTSAPGGFPPFLGRKWRRAAALGPINPRLDGFCQSFPDGQGEREGGGAPWRWRGAKV; the protein is encoded by the exons ATGGCGGCGCTGCCTCCGCGAGAGTTCGCGGCGCAGGTGCTGCCCGGCTGCGTGGTGCCCACGGCGCGCCAgggcctggcccagctctggccgctgctgctgctctgcctgggggcGCGGCTGCTGCACCGACTGC CGCTGCCCCGGGGCGGGAAGCAcgcgggggcggcggccggggggctcctggccctgcaccatTTCTTCGGGGCCCAGGCGCTGTGGGTGGCGCTGCTGAGCGGGCTCTGCGTGCTCACCCTGCTGCTGAGCCGGGCCCGCGCCCACCGCGGCCTCTGCCTGGCCCTGGCCGCCCTCAGCTACCTGCTCATGGG ggagctgcacatGGTGGACACGGTCACGTGGCACAAGATGAGAG GGGCGCAGATGGTGGTGGCCATGAAGGCCGTGTCGCTGGGCTTTGACCTGGaccgggcggcgggcggggccgaGCCCAGCCCCGCCCAGGTGCTGGGGTACCTGTGCTCCCCCGGCTCCGTGGTGTTCGGGCCCTGGGAGCCCTTCGGGACCTACCTGAGAGCCGTGGAGGGACCGCCCCTG AGCGCAGCCTGGGCCCGGAAGGGGCTGCGCAGCCtgggcctggccctgctctgcctcctggtCAGCACCTGCCTGGCCCCGTTCCTGTTCTccagcctgctgcccctctATGGGGCACGGGCCCTGCGCAG GAGCGTCTTGGCCAG gtggcTCCGTGCCTACGAGAGCGCCCTCTCCTTCCACTTCAGCAATTACTTCGTGGCCTTCCTGTCCGAGGCCACGGCCACGCTGGCAGGGTCAGGGCACAGCGAGCGCCACGAGCACCTGCACTG ggatcTGGCAGTGTCCCGGCCCCTGCGGGTGGAGCTGCCGCGCTCCATGGCCGAGGTGGTGACAAACTGGAACCTGCCCATGTCCCGCTGGCTGCACACCT acGTGTTCCAGACCGCTCGCTGCCTGGGCACCTTCGCCGCCGTGCTGGGCACCTACGCAGCCAGCGCCCTGCTGCAC GGCCTCAGTTTCCACCTGGCCGcggtgctgctctccctgggccTCATCACCTACGCCGAGCACG CCCTGAGGCAGCGCCTGGCCGCCATCTTTGATGCCTGTGTGCTGTCCAAGCGCTGCCCCCCCCGCTGCAGCCACCGCCACAAGGAC ACGCTGTGGGTGTGGGCTCTGAACAcggagggtttttggggtcctgcAGACGCTGTGGGTGCGGGCTCTGAACGGGGCCCTGGGCGCCCTGGCCCTGTTCCACCTGTCCTACCTGGGCGCCCTGTTCGATGTGGAGGCCGAGGACGCCGTGGAGGAGCAG GGCTACGGCATGGCCTACACCGTGCGCAAGTGGTCCGAGCTGAACTGGGCCAGCCATTGGGTGACGCTGGGCTGCTGGGTGCTGGCCCGGCTGCTGCgctgagccctgccaggccactgggagcaactgggaggagctgggagcgcCTGGGAGGACCGGGCACCACAGAGAGCGCGGCCGCTCCGCCCCGCCGGAAGCGCCTCTCGATGGTCCCAACTTCCGCTCCGGGGGGTTTCCCGCCCTTTCTCGGGCGGAAGTGGCGCCGCGCGGCCGCTCTGGGACCAATAAACCCTCGCCTCGATGGCTTCTGTCAATCATTCCCGGACGGCCAAGGGGAGCGCGAAGGGGGTGGCGCCCCCTGGCGATGGCGCGGAGCCAAGGTTTGA
- the PORCN gene encoding protein-serine O-palmitoleoyltransferase porcupine isoform X3: protein MAALPPREFAAQVLPGCVVPTARQGLAQLWPLLLLCLGARLLHRLPLPRGGKHAGAAAGGLLALHHFFGAQALWVALLSGLCVLTLLLSRARAHRGLCLALAALSYLLMGELHMVDTVTWHKMRGAQMVVAMKAVSLGFDLDRAAGGAEPSPAQVLGYLCSPGSVVFGPWEPFGTYLRAVEGPPLSAAWARKGLRSLGLALLCLLVSTCLAPFLFSSLLPLYGARALRRSVLARWLRAYESALSFHFSNYFVAFLSEATATLAGSGHSERHEHLHWDLAVSRPLRVELPRSMAEVVTNWNLPMSRWLHTYVFQTARCLGTFAAVLGTYAASALLHGLSFHLAAVLLSLGLITYAEHALRQRLAAIFDACVLSKRCPPRCSHRHKDTLWVRALNGALGALALFHLSYLGALFDVEAEDAVEEQGYGMAYTVRKWSELNWASHWVTLGCWVLARLLR, encoded by the exons ATGGCGGCGCTGCCTCCGCGAGAGTTCGCGGCGCAGGTGCTGCCCGGCTGCGTGGTGCCCACGGCGCGCCAgggcctggcccagctctggccgctgctgctgctctgcctgggggcGCGGCTGCTGCACCGACTGC CGCTGCCCCGGGGCGGGAAGCAcgcgggggcggcggccggggggctcctggccctgcaccatTTCTTCGGGGCCCAGGCGCTGTGGGTGGCGCTGCTGAGCGGGCTCTGCGTGCTCACCCTGCTGCTGAGCCGGGCCCGCGCCCACCGCGGCCTCTGCCTGGCCCTGGCCGCCCTCAGCTACCTGCTCATGGG ggagctgcacatGGTGGACACGGTCACGTGGCACAAGATGAGAG GGGCGCAGATGGTGGTGGCCATGAAGGCCGTGTCGCTGGGCTTTGACCTGGaccgggcggcgggcggggccgaGCCCAGCCCCGCCCAGGTGCTGGGGTACCTGTGCTCCCCCGGCTCCGTGGTGTTCGGGCCCTGGGAGCCCTTCGGGACCTACCTGAGAGCCGTGGAGGGACCGCCCCTG AGCGCAGCCTGGGCCCGGAAGGGGCTGCGCAGCCtgggcctggccctgctctgcctcctggtCAGCACCTGCCTGGCCCCGTTCCTGTTCTccagcctgctgcccctctATGGGGCACGGGCCCTGCGCAG GAGCGTCTTGGCCAG gtggcTCCGTGCCTACGAGAGCGCCCTCTCCTTCCACTTCAGCAATTACTTCGTGGCCTTCCTGTCCGAGGCCACGGCCACGCTGGCAGGGTCAGGGCACAGCGAGCGCCACGAGCACCTGCACTG ggatcTGGCAGTGTCCCGGCCCCTGCGGGTGGAGCTGCCGCGCTCCATGGCCGAGGTGGTGACAAACTGGAACCTGCCCATGTCCCGCTGGCTGCACACCT acGTGTTCCAGACCGCTCGCTGCCTGGGCACCTTCGCCGCCGTGCTGGGCACCTACGCAGCCAGCGCCCTGCTGCAC GGCCTCAGTTTCCACCTGGCCGcggtgctgctctccctgggccTCATCACCTACGCCGAGCACG CCCTGAGGCAGCGCCTGGCCGCCATCTTTGATGCCTGTGTGCTGTCCAAGCGCTGCCCCCCCCGCTGCAGCCACCGCCACAAGGAC ACGCTGTGGGTGCGGGCTCTGAACGGGGCCCTGGGCGCCCTGGCCCTGTTCCACCTGTCCTACCTGGGCGCCCTGTTCGATGTGGAGGCCGAGGACGCCGTGGAGGAGCAG GGCTACGGCATGGCCTACACCGTGCGCAAGTGGTCCGAGCTGAACTGGGCCAGCCATTGGGTGACGCTGGGCTGCTGGGTGCTGGCCCGGCTGCTGCgctga
- the PORCN gene encoding protein-serine O-palmitoleoyltransferase porcupine isoform X4: protein MAALPPREFAAQVLPGCVVPTARQGLAQLWPLLLLCLGARLLHRLPLPRGGKHAGAAAGGLLALHHFFGAQALWVALLSGLCVLTLLLSRARAHRGLCLALAALSYLLMGELHMVDTVTWHKMRGAQMVVAMKAVSLGFDLDRAAGGAEPSPAQVLGYLCSPGSVVFGPWEPFGTYLRAVEGPPLSAAWARKGLRSLGLALLCLLVSTCLAPFLFSSLLPLYGARALRRSVLARWLRAYESALSFHFSNYFVAFLSEATATLAGSGHSERHEHLHWDLAVSRPLRVELPRSMAEVVTNWNLPMSRWLHTYVFQTARCLGTFAAVLGTYAASALLHGLSFHLAAVLLSLGLITYAEHALRQRLAAIFDACVLSKRCPPRCSHRHKDTLWVGLGDL, encoded by the exons ATGGCGGCGCTGCCTCCGCGAGAGTTCGCGGCGCAGGTGCTGCCCGGCTGCGTGGTGCCCACGGCGCGCCAgggcctggcccagctctggccgctgctgctgctctgcctgggggcGCGGCTGCTGCACCGACTGC CGCTGCCCCGGGGCGGGAAGCAcgcgggggcggcggccggggggctcctggccctgcaccatTTCTTCGGGGCCCAGGCGCTGTGGGTGGCGCTGCTGAGCGGGCTCTGCGTGCTCACCCTGCTGCTGAGCCGGGCCCGCGCCCACCGCGGCCTCTGCCTGGCCCTGGCCGCCCTCAGCTACCTGCTCATGGG ggagctgcacatGGTGGACACGGTCACGTGGCACAAGATGAGAG GGGCGCAGATGGTGGTGGCCATGAAGGCCGTGTCGCTGGGCTTTGACCTGGaccgggcggcgggcggggccgaGCCCAGCCCCGCCCAGGTGCTGGGGTACCTGTGCTCCCCCGGCTCCGTGGTGTTCGGGCCCTGGGAGCCCTTCGGGACCTACCTGAGAGCCGTGGAGGGACCGCCCCTG AGCGCAGCCTGGGCCCGGAAGGGGCTGCGCAGCCtgggcctggccctgctctgcctcctggtCAGCACCTGCCTGGCCCCGTTCCTGTTCTccagcctgctgcccctctATGGGGCACGGGCCCTGCGCAG GAGCGTCTTGGCCAG gtggcTCCGTGCCTACGAGAGCGCCCTCTCCTTCCACTTCAGCAATTACTTCGTGGCCTTCCTGTCCGAGGCCACGGCCACGCTGGCAGGGTCAGGGCACAGCGAGCGCCACGAGCACCTGCACTG ggatcTGGCAGTGTCCCGGCCCCTGCGGGTGGAGCTGCCGCGCTCCATGGCCGAGGTGGTGACAAACTGGAACCTGCCCATGTCCCGCTGGCTGCACACCT acGTGTTCCAGACCGCTCGCTGCCTGGGCACCTTCGCCGCCGTGCTGGGCACCTACGCAGCCAGCGCCCTGCTGCAC GGCCTCAGTTTCCACCTGGCCGcggtgctgctctccctgggccTCATCACCTACGCCGAGCACG CCCTGAGGCAGCGCCTGGCCGCCATCTTTGATGCCTGTGTGCTGTCCAAGCGCTGCCCCCCCCGCTGCAGCCACCGCCACAAGGAC ACGCtgtgggtgggtttgggggatcTCTGA